Proteins found in one Solitalea lacus genomic segment:
- a CDS encoding DUF4442 domain-containing protein, which yields MKISNNTLKWLMRFYPPLFFQRIWVKHISEDFKTIEVKVSKSLLNKNYNGTIFGGTIFSAADPFYSIMFWQHFRHKSFKVLGWLKSADIQYKKPGNTNLTLIFTLTDEDVNEAEQALNTIGKFSKAYPVEARNTKGELCAMIYTEVWMRKISPEQHSQAGF from the coding sequence ATGAAAATATCAAATAACACGCTTAAATGGTTAATGAGGTTTTATCCACCGCTTTTTTTTCAACGTATATGGGTAAAGCATATTTCGGAAGACTTTAAAACCATTGAGGTTAAGGTTAGCAAGAGCTTGTTGAACAAAAACTATAACGGAACTATTTTTGGTGGGACTATTTTTAGCGCTGCAGATCCTTTTTATTCCATAATGTTTTGGCAGCATTTTCGTCATAAAAGCTTTAAAGTGCTGGGCTGGTTAAAAAGTGCGGATATTCAATACAAAAAACCGGGAAATACCAACCTAACTCTTATATTTACCCTAACCGATGAAGATGTAAACGAGGCTGAACAAGCATTAAATACAATAGGTAAGTTTTCGAAAGCATATCCTGTTGAGGCCAGAAATACCAAAGGAGAGCTTTGCGCCATGATTTATACCGAAGTATGGATGCGAAAAATTAGTCCGGAACAACATTCTCAGGCGGGTTTCTAA
- a CDS encoding 6-pyruvoyl trahydropterin synthase family protein, with product MAKIRLTKYFNFETAHALYGYDGKCRNVHGHSYELYVTIIGDAINDATHVKNGMVMDFGDLKKIVKSEIVDVFDHATVLNRNSPHIKLAGQLMEHMERVLLTDYQPTCENMLADFAERIKKRLPENIKLHSLKLNETPTSYAEWFNSDNE from the coding sequence ATGGCAAAAATCAGACTTACCAAATATTTCAACTTTGAAACAGCTCATGCTTTATATGGATACGACGGAAAATGCCGTAATGTGCATGGACATAGCTACGAATTATATGTTACCATAATAGGTGATGCCATTAATGATGCAACTCATGTAAAAAATGGGATGGTGATGGATTTTGGCGATTTGAAGAAAATTGTTAAATCAGAAATTGTAGATGTGTTTGACCATGCTACGGTTTTAAATAGAAATTCACCACACATTAAACTGGCTGGTCAATTGATGGAACACATGGAACGTGTTTTATTAACTGATTATCAACCAACATGTGAAAACATGCTAGCTGATTTTGCAGAACGGATAAAAAAACGTTTACCTGAGAATATTAAACTCCATTCATTAAAGTTAAACGAAACCCCAACTTCTTACGCTGAGTGGTTTAACAGCGATAATGAATAA
- the gyrA gene encoding DNA gyrase subunit A, which produces MAEENNEQINGSKIIPINIEEEMKAAYIDYSMSVIVSRALPDVRDGLKPVHRRVLFGMLELGVGSSKPYKKSARIVGEVLGKYHPHGDSSVYDTMVRMAQNWSLRYPFVDGQGNFGSIDGDNPAAMRYTEARLRRIAEEMLADINKDTIDFQLNFDDSLEEPTVLPSKIPNLLVNGASGIAVGMATNMAPHNLSEVIDATVAYIDNRDITIDELMKYVKGPDFPTGATIYGYEGIKDAFTTGRGRVVMRANAEIETLENGRERIIVNEIPYQVNKAVMIERTAEMINEKRIEGISEIRDESDREGMRIVYEVKRDANANVVLNNLYKYTALQTSFSINNIALVKGRPMLLNLKDMIHYYVEHRHEVVIRRTKFELSEAEKRAHILEGLLIALDHLDEVISLIRNSPTPDEARVGLMDKFGLSDIQARAILDMTLRRLTGLERDKIKDEYAELMATIERLKAILADEGLRMGIIKDELNEVKDKFGDERKTQIVHAEGEIDIESLIENEDVVITISHAGYIKRTKLTEYRKQGRGGRGSMGGSTREEDFIEHLFIAQTHNYMLFFTEKGRCFWMKVYGIPEGSRISKGRAMQNLIQIESDDKVKAFVTIKTLKDEAYLESNYIMMCTKKGTIKKTTLEAYSRPRINGINAISINEGDQLLEARLTTGSSEILMALRSGRAIRFNESTVRPMGRTAAGVRGVTLSGIDDEVVGMIAVDDKETAVLVVSEKGYGKRSDIDEYRVTNRGGKGVKTINVTEKTGQLIAIKDVKETDDLMIINKSGITIRIGVDELRVMGRATQGVRLIKLNEDDEIASVAKIEDAGEDTEGEDVVNLADSSANEDATGDESQASSDSEEN; this is translated from the coding sequence ATGGCAGAAGAGAATAACGAACAGATAAACGGAAGTAAAATCATTCCTATTAATATTGAAGAGGAAATGAAAGCAGCTTACATCGATTATTCGATGTCGGTAATCGTTTCCAGAGCCTTGCCTGATGTTCGCGACGGATTGAAACCGGTACACCGCCGGGTTTTGTTCGGTATGCTTGAACTAGGAGTAGGCAGTAGTAAACCCTATAAAAAATCTGCCCGTATTGTAGGGGAGGTTTTAGGTAAATATCACCCACACGGTGATAGTTCCGTTTATGACACTATGGTGCGTATGGCCCAAAATTGGTCATTGCGGTACCCATTTGTTGATGGACAAGGAAACTTTGGTTCAATTGATGGTGATAACCCGGCAGCAATGCGTTATACGGAGGCTCGTTTGCGCCGTATTGCAGAAGAGATGCTGGCAGACATCAATAAGGACACTATTGATTTCCAGCTTAACTTCGATGACTCTCTTGAAGAGCCAACTGTACTTCCTTCAAAAATCCCTAACCTTCTTGTAAATGGTGCTTCAGGTATTGCTGTAGGTATGGCCACCAATATGGCTCCTCATAACTTATCTGAGGTAATAGATGCAACGGTTGCTTATATTGATAATCGCGACATCACTATTGATGAGTTGATGAAGTACGTTAAGGGGCCTGATTTTCCTACCGGAGCAACTATTTACGGATATGAAGGAATTAAAGATGCCTTTACTACCGGTCGCGGCCGGGTGGTAATGCGTGCCAATGCCGAAATCGAAACCTTGGAAAATGGTCGTGAACGCATTATCGTAAATGAGATTCCATACCAGGTTAATAAGGCAGTGATGATTGAACGTACGGCTGAGATGATTAACGAGAAGAGGATTGAAGGAATTTCTGAAATCAGGGACGAGTCGGACCGCGAAGGTATGCGTATTGTTTACGAGGTGAAACGTGATGCTAATGCTAATGTGGTTTTAAATAATCTTTATAAGTACACAGCATTACAAACATCGTTCAGTATCAATAATATAGCCTTAGTAAAAGGGCGCCCGATGTTGTTGAACTTGAAGGATATGATCCACTATTACGTAGAGCATCGCCACGAGGTAGTAATCAGACGTACTAAGTTTGAGCTTTCAGAAGCTGAAAAGCGTGCCCATATTCTTGAAGGATTATTAATTGCACTTGATCATCTTGATGAAGTTATCTCTTTAATTCGAAACTCTCCAACTCCAGATGAGGCTCGCGTAGGTTTAATGGACAAATTTGGATTAAGCGATATTCAGGCTCGTGCAATTTTGGATATGACGCTTCGTCGTTTAACCGGACTTGAACGAGACAAGATTAAAGATGAATATGCTGAATTAATGGCTACCATTGAACGTTTAAAAGCTATTTTGGCTGATGAAGGCTTAAGAATGGGAATCATTAAGGATGAGCTAAACGAAGTAAAAGATAAATTTGGTGATGAACGTAAAACTCAAATTGTTCACGCTGAAGGCGAAATAGACATTGAATCTTTAATTGAAAATGAAGATGTTGTAATTACTATTTCTCATGCCGGTTACATTAAACGTACTAAACTTACCGAATATCGCAAGCAAGGTAGGGGAGGTCGTGGATCAATGGGTGGCAGTACCCGTGAAGAAGACTTTATTGAGCACTTATTTATTGCTCAAACGCATAATTATATGTTGTTCTTCACCGAGAAAGGACGCTGTTTCTGGATGAAAGTTTATGGAATTCCGGAGGGTAGCCGTATATCCAAAGGCCGTGCAATGCAAAATCTAATTCAGATTGAAAGCGACGATAAGGTGAAGGCATTTGTCACGATAAAAACGTTGAAGGATGAGGCTTACCTTGAAAGCAATTATATTATGATGTGTACCAAGAAAGGTACCATTAAGAAAACCACCCTGGAAGCTTACTCGCGTCCTCGTATCAATGGTATCAATGCTATTTCTATTAATGAAGGTGATCAGTTGTTGGAGGCTCGTTTAACCACAGGTAGTTCAGAAATTTTAATGGCCCTTAGATCAGGAAGAGCAATTCGCTTTAACGAAAGCACGGTTCGTCCGATGGGACGTACTGCGGCAGGGGTGCGTGGTGTTACCTTGAGTGGAATTGACGATGAGGTGGTTGGAATGATTGCTGTTGATGATAAAGAAACAGCAGTATTGGTGGTATCAGAAAAAGGATATGGAAAACGTTCTGATATAGATGAGTATCGCGTAACCAATCGTGGTGGTAAGGGTGTTAAAACCATTAACGTAACCGAAAAAACAGGCCAATTAATAGCTATTAAGGATGTTAAGGAAACTGATGATTTGATGATTATCAATAAATCAGGTATTACTATACGTATTGGTGTTGATGAGTTGCGTGTAATGGGAAGAGCAACCCAAGGTGTTCGTTTGATCAAGCTTAATGAAGATGATGAAATTGCTTCAGTAGCTAAAATTGAGGATGCAGGAGAAGATACTGAAGGTGAAGATGTTGTAAATTTAGCTGATTCTTCTGCTAATGAAGATGCAACCGGAGATGAGTCTCAAGCGTCATCTGATAGTGAAGAAAATTAA
- the hemF gene encoding oxygen-dependent coproporphyrinogen oxidase has protein sequence MLTKEHIADWFRGLQDDICRKLEAADGSGKFLEENWVRAEGGGGRSRVLQNGSVLEKGGVMFSAVHGELPEPVQKSFKLEQKTTFFATGVSIVIHPNHPLVPIIHMNVRYFETPEADLKWFGGGIDLTPHYVNEEQAKFFHQSLKNTCDQFNEHYYEQFKRWADDYFFIKHRNETRGVGGIFFDRLGESEHFTMNDRWEFVKAVGETFTKVYVPLIEQNRIKEFTPEHKNWQYLRRSRYVEFNLCYDAGTKFGLETNGRIESILMSMPPQANWAYNYQPSPGTEEAKTLELLKKGVNWV, from the coding sequence ATGCTAACAAAAGAACATATTGCCGATTGGTTTCGGGGATTGCAAGATGATATTTGCCGGAAACTAGAAGCAGCCGACGGCAGCGGTAAGTTTCTGGAAGAAAATTGGGTTAGGGCAGAAGGTGGCGGTGGTAGAAGCAGGGTGTTGCAAAACGGATCCGTTTTAGAAAAAGGCGGTGTGATGTTTTCTGCGGTGCATGGTGAATTACCAGAACCGGTTCAAAAATCTTTTAAATTAGAGCAAAAGACAACTTTTTTTGCTACTGGAGTGTCTATCGTAATTCACCCTAATCATCCCTTGGTACCAATCATTCATATGAATGTTCGGTATTTTGAAACTCCGGAGGCGGATTTGAAATGGTTTGGAGGGGGTATTGACCTAACTCCTCATTACGTAAATGAAGAACAGGCTAAATTTTTCCATCAATCACTGAAAAATACCTGCGATCAGTTCAATGAGCATTATTATGAGCAGTTTAAACGTTGGGCTGATGATTATTTCTTTATCAAACATCGTAATGAAACGCGTGGAGTGGGAGGTATTTTCTTCGATCGTTTAGGAGAATCTGAGCATTTTACTATGAATGACCGATGGGAATTTGTAAAAGCTGTTGGTGAAACCTTTACCAAGGTATATGTGCCCTTAATAGAACAAAACAGAATTAAGGAGTTCACTCCTGAGCATAAAAATTGGCAATATCTACGCAGGAGCAGGTATGTCGAGTTTAATTTATGTTATGATGCGGGCACCAAGTTTGGATTGGAGACTAATGGCCGCATAGAGTCTATCTTAATGAGCATGCCTCCTCAAGCAAATTGGGCTTATAATTACCAACCATCACCCGGAACAGAAGAGGCTAAAACACTTGAACTGTTGAAAAAGGGAGTTAACTGGGTGTAA
- a CDS encoding phosphoribosylpyrophosphate synthetase, which translates to MYSYDTIVDALNGLNERGYTLNFNLKQDHLACEEHDLFWHPEQFEIMEVYRFEGMTDPDEQAAVYAIQSVDGKKGVFVSAYGIYSDPISDELLKKMQMHHN; encoded by the coding sequence ATGTACAGCTACGATACTATAGTTGATGCCCTCAACGGACTGAATGAGCGTGGATATACGCTCAATTTCAATCTTAAACAAGATCATCTTGCTTGTGAAGAGCATGATTTGTTTTGGCATCCAGAGCAGTTCGAAATTATGGAGGTTTATCGGTTTGAAGGTATGACAGATCCGGATGAACAAGCTGCCGTTTACGCTATCCAATCTGTTGATGGTAAAAAAGGAGTTTTTGTAAGTGCTTATGGAATTTACTCCGATCCAATATCAGACGAGCTACTGAAAAAAATGCAGATGCATCATAATTAG
- a CDS encoding helix-turn-helix domain-containing protein: protein MNLKRLILEGESATLDFKKTITSCEKIAKTMVSFANTRGGKLLIGVADNGSIKGVKSEDEERYMITQAAHIYCRPQLEPIFEEVIIDDKIVLVVEIKESDVKPHYALGEDNKWWVYIRIKDHSVLASKIVVDVLSKETKGDDVLIEYSSKEKALLEYLANNDRITLPEYTKMLNISKRAASRILVNLVLTGVIRVHTTEKLEFYTAS from the coding sequence ATGAACCTCAAACGATTGATACTAGAAGGAGAAAGTGCAACCCTCGATTTCAAAAAAACCATTACCAGTTGTGAAAAAATAGCCAAAACAATGGTTTCGTTTGCAAATACACGTGGTGGTAAATTATTAATTGGAGTAGCCGATAATGGTTCTATCAAGGGAGTAAAATCAGAGGATGAAGAACGATACATGATTACTCAGGCCGCTCATATTTATTGTCGTCCACAACTGGAACCAATCTTTGAGGAAGTAATAATTGACGATAAAATTGTCCTTGTGGTTGAAATTAAAGAAAGTGATGTTAAACCTCATTATGCCCTTGGCGAAGACAATAAATGGTGGGTCTACATTCGAATTAAAGACCATAGTGTACTGGCCAGCAAAATTGTAGTTGATGTGCTAAGTAAGGAAACCAAAGGAGATGATGTATTGATTGAATACTCATCTAAAGAAAAGGCCCTTTTAGAATACCTTGCAAATAACGACCGAATTACACTTCCGGAATACACCAAAATGCTCAATATTTCCAAGCGAGCAGCATCACGTATTTTAGTAAATTTGGTTTTAACGGGTGTTATAAGGGTACACACTACTGAAAAACTGGAATTTTACACGGCAAGCTAA
- a CDS encoding histone deacetylase — protein MLKISFDPIYSHPLPEGHRFPMIKYELIPEQLLHEGSISVENLFRPVPVEEEIILLTHDNDYWNKLKTLTLSPQEERRTGFPLSKQLVERELTIAQGTIDCCYFALEHGVAMNVAGGTHHAFTNKGEGFCLLNDIAIATNYLLHKKIVNKILIVDLDVHQGNGTAEIFQHNPAVFTFSMHGKTNWPYKKERSDLDIELPDNTNDALYLSLLKETLPRLIECEKPEFIFYLSGVDILETDKLGKLSVSKAGCKERDRFVFEQCKLHNIPVSVSMGGGYSPRVADIVEAHCNTFRLANDLYF, from the coding sequence ATGTTAAAAATTTCTTTCGATCCGATTTACTCACATCCACTGCCTGAAGGTCATCGGTTTCCGATGATCAAGTATGAACTCATTCCTGAACAACTACTGCATGAAGGTTCTATTTCAGTGGAAAATCTTTTTCGTCCGGTTCCGGTTGAAGAAGAAATTATCTTATTAACTCATGATAATGATTATTGGAATAAACTGAAAACACTTACACTCTCACCTCAAGAAGAACGTCGTACAGGATTTCCTCTTTCAAAGCAATTGGTTGAAAGGGAACTTACAATTGCTCAGGGAACTATTGACTGCTGTTATTTCGCCCTAGAACATGGAGTGGCAATGAATGTTGCTGGAGGTACGCATCATGCATTTACCAATAAAGGAGAGGGGTTTTGCCTATTGAATGATATTGCAATTGCTACCAATTACTTGCTGCATAAGAAGATAGTAAATAAAATTTTGATCGTAGATTTGGATGTGCATCAGGGAAATGGAACGGCTGAAATTTTTCAACATAACCCTGCGGTTTTTACATTTTCTATGCATGGAAAAACCAATTGGCCTTATAAAAAAGAACGTTCCGATTTAGATATTGAATTACCGGATAACACCAATGATGCCTTGTATTTAAGCTTGTTAAAAGAAACTTTACCGCGCTTAATAGAATGTGAGAAACCAGAGTTTATCTTTTATCTGTCTGGAGTGGATATTTTAGAAACAGATAAACTGGGTAAATTATCTGTTTCTAAGGCTGGTTGTAAAGAGCGAGACAGGTTTGTTTTTGAACAGTGCAAATTGCATAATATACCTGTTTCTGTGAGTATGGGCGGTGGATACTCGCCGCGGGTAGCCGATATTGTTGAGGCCCATTGCAATACTTTTAGGCTTGCAAATGACCTGTATTTTTAG
- a CDS encoding pyridoxamine 5'-phosphate oxidase family protein, translated as MLGALNTIEIEELLKSQTIGRIGCHANDTTYIVPVSYAYDGEYVYAHSRDGMKINMMRQNPEVCFEVEEIVNMANWESVIAWGEFEELTNEEERNKAMELLIKQLMPFIVSETVLPSHGLGTMKVAVVYRIRLSKKVGRFEKQG; from the coding sequence ATGTTAGGAGCATTAAATACTATAGAAATTGAAGAGCTTTTGAAAAGTCAAACCATTGGCCGTATTGGTTGCCATGCGAATGATACGACATACATTGTGCCGGTAAGCTATGCTTATGATGGTGAATATGTTTATGCCCACTCACGCGATGGCATGAAAATTAATATGATGCGACAAAACCCGGAAGTATGTTTTGAAGTTGAAGAAATAGTGAACATGGCCAATTGGGAAAGTGTGATTGCATGGGGAGAATTTGAGGAGTTAACAAATGAAGAGGAGCGAAACAAAGCCATGGAATTGTTAATAAAGCAACTGATGCCCTTTATAGTTAGTGAAACAGTGCTGCCTTCTCATGGTTTGGGTACCATGAAAGTGGCGGTTGTTTACCGTATCCGCTTAAGCAAAAAAGTTGGAAGATTTGAAAAACAAGGATAA
- the kynU gene encoding kynureninase, with the protein MNFENTLSFALQLDEQDNLKSFRDEFLIPQHNGKDIIYLCGNSLGLQPKSTKNHINTLLDQWQNYAVEGWFTKGVEWMYFHESLQQSLAKICGAKPKEVTPMNNLTVNLHMMMVSFYRPTKQRYKILMEARAFPSDQYAIDSQVQFHGFNPEDAVIELGPRNGENLLRTEDILATIDQHKDELALILMGGINYLSGQLFDMETITKHAKQYGITVGFDLAHAMGNVPLQLHNWGVDFAMWCSYKYMNSSPGGISGIFVHENNFNNAEIQRFAGWWGYEKATRFLMTRKFKPEEGAEGWQLSTSQMLLLAAHKASLDIFDRAGFENLRAKSEVLTAYLEYIIDGVNEKAGKIVYEIVTPRDKKQRGCQLSIIAHHPEPKTVFDKLADNGVIGDWREPNVMRFAPVPLYNTFEDVYRFGEILATI; encoded by the coding sequence ATGAATTTTGAAAATACACTTAGTTTTGCTCTGCAATTGGATGAGCAGGATAATCTTAAATCATTCAGAGATGAGTTCTTAATTCCACAGCATAATGGAAAAGATATTATTTACCTATGCGGAAACTCTCTAGGGTTACAGCCAAAATCAACAAAGAATCATATTAATACCTTGTTAGATCAATGGCAGAATTATGCCGTTGAAGGCTGGTTTACCAAAGGTGTTGAGTGGATGTATTTTCATGAGTCGTTGCAGCAGTCATTGGCAAAAATCTGCGGTGCCAAACCTAAAGAGGTTACGCCTATGAATAATTTAACTGTGAACCTGCATATGATGATGGTAAGTTTTTATCGTCCAACTAAACAACGGTATAAAATTCTTATGGAAGCCAGAGCTTTTCCGTCGGATCAATATGCTATTGATTCTCAGGTTCAGTTTCATGGGTTTAATCCAGAAGATGCAGTTATTGAGTTAGGGCCTCGTAATGGTGAAAATTTATTGCGTACGGAAGATATACTAGCTACAATTGATCAACATAAAGACGAACTGGCGCTGATTCTAATGGGAGGGATTAATTATCTATCGGGACAATTGTTTGACATGGAAACTATTACCAAACATGCTAAACAATATGGAATTACTGTAGGTTTTGATTTGGCCCATGCAATGGGTAATGTTCCTTTGCAACTTCATAATTGGGGTGTCGATTTTGCAATGTGGTGTTCTTATAAATACATGAACTCTAGTCCAGGGGGAATTAGCGGTATTTTTGTTCATGAAAACAATTTTAACAATGCTGAAATTCAGCGATTTGCCGGTTGGTGGGGATATGAAAAAGCTACACGTTTTTTAATGACTCGCAAGTTTAAACCCGAGGAGGGGGCTGAAGGCTGGCAGCTAAGCACATCACAAATGTTGTTACTTGCAGCACATAAAGCTTCATTGGATATTTTTGATCGTGCTGGATTTGAAAACCTAAGAGCGAAAAGTGAAGTATTAACGGCTTACCTTGAATACATAATCGATGGTGTAAATGAAAAAGCTGGTAAAATTGTGTACGAAATTGTAACTCCACGTGATAAAAAACAGCGTGGATGTCAGTTGTCGATTATAGCTCATCATCCCGAGCCTAAAACAGTATTTGATAAACTGGCAGATAATGGAGTTATAGGTGATTGGAGAGAGCCGAATGTCATGCGCTTTGCTCCGGTTCCTTTATATAATACATTTGAAGATGTTTACCGTTTTGGAGAAATATTGGCAACAATTTAA
- a CDS encoding MATE family efflux transporter — MHQLYYKYRDQYKSNFQLAYPVVISQLGHVAVAIADSIIIGQKTGSDVSLAAVALGSSIFTLFMVTGIGISYGLTPLIAQENGRKNKAECGKLLANSLKINITAGFILFLIIFFGLFLIQYLNQPEAVAKQAKPFLGLLGFSIIPLMVFLTFKQFTEGLGFTKQAMSITIWGNLINILVGVTLVFGLFGIKPMGVVGVGIATLTDRILMAIAMSTYVFRSERFKEYLKEFKLKAYSWQQCKKILGIGIPVSMQYIFEVSAFSGAAIMVGWLGAKELAAHQIALSLASLTFMMASGISAAAGIKSGNYFGQQNYKELRFSAVASYHMVIVFMLTCAFIFTVFNYFLPSLYIKNNDVITIAAGLLIIAAFFQLFDGMQVVGLGILRGMGDVKVPTAITLMAYWIIGLPLGYVLGFKLNMGVFGIWWALLTGLLVAAVLLLIRFNSLTRKLEHSLSNQTSEVASN, encoded by the coding sequence ATGCATCAATTATACTATAAATACAGGGATCAATATAAAAGCAATTTTCAATTAGCCTATCCAGTTGTTATTTCGCAGTTGGGACATGTTGCTGTTGCTATTGCCGATAGCATTATTATCGGTCAGAAAACCGGAAGTGATGTATCATTGGCAGCAGTTGCATTAGGCAGCAGTATATTCACTCTTTTTATGGTAACGGGCATAGGAATCTCCTATGGATTAACCCCTTTAATTGCTCAGGAAAACGGACGTAAAAATAAAGCTGAATGTGGTAAACTGTTAGCCAATAGTCTTAAAATAAACATCACTGCAGGCTTTATTTTGTTTTTAATTATTTTCTTCGGGTTATTTCTGATTCAATATCTCAACCAACCAGAGGCAGTGGCTAAACAAGCAAAACCTTTTTTGGGATTGTTGGGATTTTCAATAATACCTTTAATGGTTTTTCTCACTTTTAAGCAGTTTACAGAAGGGCTGGGATTTACAAAACAAGCTATGAGTATTACCATTTGGGGTAACCTAATAAATATTTTGGTTGGAGTAACCTTAGTATTTGGACTGTTCGGGATAAAACCGATGGGGGTTGTTGGCGTGGGTATTGCAACCTTAACAGATCGTATTTTAATGGCCATTGCCATGAGCACTTATGTATTTCGCTCAGAAAGATTTAAAGAATACTTAAAAGAATTCAAACTTAAAGCATACTCATGGCAACAGTGTAAAAAAATACTAGGAATTGGCATTCCAGTTTCAATGCAATACATTTTTGAGGTGAGTGCATTTAGTGGGGCAGCTATTATGGTGGGGTGGTTAGGCGCTAAAGAGCTTGCTGCACATCAAATTGCTTTAAGTTTAGCTTCATTAACATTTATGATGGCAAGTGGAATTTCTGCAGCAGCTGGAATAAAGTCCGGAAATTATTTTGGTCAACAAAACTATAAGGAGCTACGCTTTTCGGCTGTTGCAAGCTACCATATGGTAATTGTCTTTATGCTAACTTGTGCCTTCATTTTCACTGTGTTCAATTATTTTCTGCCGTCGTTATACATAAAAAATAATGATGTAATTACCATTGCAGCCGGCTTGTTGATTATTGCTGCATTTTTTCAATTGTTTGATGGAATGCAAGTGGTTGGCTTGGGTATTTTACGAGGCATGGGAGACGTAAAAGTTCCAACTGCAATCACTCTTATGGCTTATTGGATTATTGGTTTGCCTTTGGGTTATGTATTGGGTTTTAAATTGAATATGGGAGTATTTGGAATTTGGTGGGCCTTACTAACTGGCTTATTGGTAGCGGCAGTTTTACTGTTGATTCGCTTTAATAGCTTAACAAGAAAGTTAGAACACTCATTAAGTAATCAAACGTCAGAAGTTGCTTCAAACTAA
- a CDS encoding MFS transporter → MQLSEPINQVEQKKSTTNRNITLLIIVAALGYFVDIYDLILFSVIRIKSLNGLGITNPDELSSIGSFLINCQMIGMLTGGILWGILGDKKGRLWVLFGSIITYSLANIANGFVTTVDQYAALRFIAGVGLAGELGAGVTLITETMSKENRGYGTMLIAGIGLFGAVVAAQVGGHYSWQTSYIIGGVMGLVLLLMRVGVIESGMFHKIKDVEVARGDFFMLFTSWSRFSRFLSSILIAVPVWFVIGVVVTFANDFGKAMGATETLSPGNGIMYAYIGIALGDLLCGSLSQVFKTRKKMVFIFLTATLLSVLYFLLSKSFNARFFHIMCFIMGLSTGYWVVFVTMGAEQFGTNIRATVATTIPNFVRGSLVPVLLFFNFLKPNFGIINSGLIVGATTIALAYIALYNLEETYGKELDYVEK, encoded by the coding sequence ATGCAACTTTCTGAACCTATTAATCAAGTGGAGCAAAAGAAATCAACTACTAATCGAAACATAACCTTATTAATTATTGTAGCCGCACTAGGCTATTTTGTTGATATCTATGATCTTATTCTGTTTTCGGTAATCCGTATTAAAAGTTTAAATGGATTGGGTATCACCAACCCTGATGAACTGTCATCCATCGGTTCATTTTTAATTAATTGCCAAATGATAGGGATGCTTACCGGTGGTATTTTATGGGGTATCCTTGGTGATAAGAAGGGGAGATTGTGGGTTTTATTCGGTTCGATCATAACATATTCATTAGCAAATATTGCCAACGGCTTTGTGACAACTGTTGATCAATATGCCGCTTTACGTTTTATTGCGGGCGTGGGTTTAGCAGGAGAGCTAGGAGCGGGTGTGACACTTATTACTGAAACAATGAGCAAAGAAAATAGGGGATATGGAACTATGCTGATTGCTGGTATCGGTTTATTTGGAGCTGTTGTGGCCGCCCAGGTTGGGGGCCATTACTCTTGGCAAACTTCATACATAATTGGTGGTGTGATGGGATTGGTTTTGTTGCTAATGCGTGTTGGAGTAATTGAGTCGGGTATGTTTCATAAAATTAAAGATGTCGAAGTTGCCAGAGGGGATTTCTTTATGTTGTTCACTTCATGGAGCCGTTTTTCGCGTTTTTTAAGCTCTATATTAATTGCCGTACCGGTTTGGTTTGTAATTGGAGTGGTAGTAACCTTTGCTAATGATTTTGGAAAAGCAATGGGGGCTACTGAAACATTGAGCCCTGGTAATGGAATTATGTATGCTTATATTGGTATAGCACTTGGTGATTTGTTGTGTGGATCATTGAGCCAAGTGTTCAAAACCCGTAAAAAGATGGTATTTATCTTTTTAACCGCCACTCTTCTATCGGTTTTATACTTTTTATTGTCTAAAAGTTTTAATGCCCGTTTCTTCCACATCATGTGCTTTATAATGGGCTTGTCGACAGGTTATTGGGTTGTGTTTGTAACAATGGGAGCAGAACAGTTCGGAACTAATATCAGAGCAACAGTAGCTACCACCATTCCAAATTTTGTAAGAGGTTCTTTAGTTCCAGTATTGCTTTTCTTTAACTTTCTGAAACCTAATTTCGGTATTATAAATAGTGGATTAATCGTAGGTGCAACTACAATTGCTTTAGCCTATATTGCTTTATATAATTTGGAGGAAACCTACGGGAAAGAACTGGACTACGTGGAAAAGTAG